Within the Phaseolus vulgaris cultivar G19833 chromosome 9, P. vulgaris v2.0, whole genome shotgun sequence genome, the region TCGTTTCATGTTTATCaattaataaatgaaaacaatttaatttccttttttattttataatttataatttataaaaagaagAGTAATAAAAAGAACGAAAGCAGAGCGAAGGCAAGGCAGTGGAGAGAAGAGAGACGTGTAGTAATTAAATTGATTGCGATATTATATTACTAATGTaacctattttatttatttatatatattttaggaGGGAGGGAGGGAGAGAGACGTTGTTCGGGAGGATTTTGGGGGAAAAAAAGGGTTTCCTTTGgtgaattgaattgaattgcTTAGTTGGTTGGCATGAGGAGACGATCCAGGTGAGGTGATGCTGTCGAATTCATCATTCATCAATTCAATCAATCTGCCAATCCATCATTCATCAATTCAATCAATTTACAGTGTTATTGTGTTGTTATCCATGGGCGTTATTCACGTCCACTGATCCAATAAATCTGGTGATGTGTGAGTTGAATTGAGGTATATATAGTGGTGCGCGTGTGTGTGTGGGAGTGATTGGTCAATGAACGACACCAGCATTCTCATCCAATTGGTTTCCTCGCCTCCCACATGGGCAATTGTAATCGCAGCTGCATTTCTCCTCCCCACCCTCGCTTTCTCCATGTATCTTTTGTTCGAGCATCTTTCCGCTTACAAGAATCCCGAGGAGCAGAAGTTCTTGATTGGGGTTATCCTAATGGTTCCCTGCTATTCTATTGAATCTGTGAGCCCACACTTCTTTACACTACATATTATTACATATTACATGTTATATTATATCTCTGCTCACTTTCCTCTTCCCTCCAACCCCAACCAGTTTGTATCATTGGTCAATCCATCAATCGGGGTCGATTGCGAGATTCTCAGGGACTGCTATGAATCCTTCGCCATGTATTGCTTTGGAAGATACCTTGTTGCCTGCCTTGGCGGCGAGGAAAGGACCATTCAGTTTATGGAAAGACAGACTCGTCTCTCTGTTAAAACTCCTCTTCTACAACATTCTTCTGACAAGGCCACTATCAACCATCCCTTTCCTCTCAACTACTTCTTTAAACCCTGGAAACTCGGTCATCGCTTCTATCTGATTGTTAAATTTGGAATTGTTCAATATGTATGCCATGCTTCTCTTCTCCATCTCCCCCTCTCTTTCctcctttctttttcctctaTACTAACTCTCTCTAAACCTTTCAGATGCTAATCAAAGCTTTCACTGCTATTCTTGCTGTAATCCTTGAAGCCTTTGGAGTCTACTGTGAAGGAGAGTTTAAAGTAGGATGTGGGTAAGATACTCTCAAATTGCATTGTTCACCACCCATATCACATAAACACGTTCGATTTCCTTTTTACCTCTTGCTTTTTTTACTGTCTcttaaaataactattttttccTTATTATTGCTATTCTTTGTTATCCTTTTAAATGATTGTTATTGTTCTATAGAACATTCAAAATCTTTATATACGCAGCTATACATTTATATTATGTAGAGATTTGTGAAACTATGTTCACCAGTCACCTTCTCTTTATCGGTCGTTGACTGCTACATCTGTTATATTTAGCGTTTTGTATCACTTTTGCCCTTAACTAATAACTACTAGTCTTTGCTAACATAACATAATAAGAATATTCTCCTGGTCTATTCAGAACCCACTTTCTTCAATTTCTAAGGAGCTAATTATTAAACTACTCCAATTTCACATGAACAGAGATAACCGAGAAGGGAAACAGaatgtttgaaaataaacatGAAAATCTCATCCTGGAGGGAAACAAGAGTATCAGGCAAGAAAAAGAGGGGGGAAAAGGAAAGAAAGTATCCAATCATGGGAAATAGATTATAGATTATTAGATTACATTTCCATTTAGATACACCGTATAAATTTGTCCTATGACACCTAAACGGCTTTAACATAACCTGGTGTACCTGAGAATGGTAGCTTAAATTGTAGTCAGTAACAgccattcaaaattgttttttctgtcttgaaatatttttaactagAGAAATGCTAAATCGTCTTTAAATATTAGCTCGGTAATCCTACTACATCCTAATTATCTGAGGAGGAAAGAGACGAGGAAAGGGAAGTTTTAAGACTCTCTAAATATTAAATGCACGTGCATTTTTTTGTCTCTCTTTACTCTTGATGTAATTAGAAGGATTATTATTATGATGTATTCGAAATCCTCAGATAATCTTGTGATAAAATCTTTTAATTTGGTTTTTAACCAAGCCAATGGCATCATGTGATCTATGTAAGCTGACCTCATCTAGTGCGATAagatttttgttgttgtgattATTTGTTTAGAGGATCTAGCTTTTCTCTTTGGACTATATGTTTTTTACTAGATTCTTCAAGTAATTATTGCTGAATCTCTTGTGAGTTACTTTCATGCAAAGGTGTGTTTATTTCTATATTTGGCTGTTAAATTTGCTatcttcattttaaattttctgtTAAGCAATTCTGGTGGCAGGTTAAGGTTTTCAAGTTATATATAACTGCATGAGCTATCTGCTACATTTGTAGGTATCCTTATACGGCAGTGGTTCTGAATTTTAGTCAGTCGTGGGCTTTGTACTGCCTTGTTCAATTTTATACTGTTACAAAGGACGAACTTGCTCATATAAAACCATTGGCCAAGTTTTTGACATTTAAATCAATTGTGTTCCTCACTTGGTGGCAAGGTGTGGCAATTGCTCTTCTGTGCACCTTTGGTTTGTTCAAAAGTCCCATTGCTCAAGGCTTGCAGTTCAAGTCAAGTGTCCAAGATTTCATCATTTGCATTGAGGTAGATTTCGTCCTTTTATGTTTGCCTTGCTTCATTTTTG harbors:
- the LOC137823071 gene encoding protein LAZ1 isoform X3; this encodes MNDTSILIQLVSSPPTWAIVIAAAFLLPTLAFSMYLLFEHLSAYKNPEEQKFLIGVILMVPCYSIESFVSLVNPSIGVDCEILRDCYESFAMYCFGRYLVACLGGEERTIQFMERQTRLSVKTPLLQHSSDKATINHPFPLNYFFKPWKLGHRFYLIVKFGIVQYMLIKAFTAILAVILEAFGVYCEGEFKVGCGYPYTAVVLNFSQSWALYCLVQFYTVTKDELAHIKPLAKFLTFKSIVFLTWWQGVAIALLCTFGLFKSPIAQGLQFKSSVQDFIICIEMGIASIVHLYVFPAKPYELMGDRLPGSISVLGDYSADCPLDPDEIRDSERPTKLRLPTPDDDTKSGMTIRESVRDVVIGGGGYIVKDVKFTVHQAVEPVEKGITRFNEKLHRISENIKKHDKDGRRTKDDSCIASSSPARRVIRGIDDPLLNGSVSDSGILRGKKHRKKSGNASGESGGESSSDQSFGGYQIRGSRWVTKE
- the LOC137823071 gene encoding protein LAZ1 isoform X2 gives rise to the protein MNDTSILIQLVSSPPTWAIVIAAAFLLPTLAFSMYLLFEHLSAYKNPEEQKFLIGVILMVPCYSIESFVSLVNPSIGVDCEILRDCYESFAMYCFGRYLVACLGGEERTIQFMERQTRLSVKTPLLQHSSDKATINHPFPLNYFFKPWKLGHRFYLIVKFGIVQYMLIKAFTAILAVILEAFGVYCEGEFKVGCGYPYTAVVLNFSQSWALYCLVQFYTVTKDELAHIKPLAKFLTFKSIVFLTWWQGVAIALLCTFGLFKSPIAQGLQFKSSVQDFIICIELTVVRKHFVQPLTMTNSVPGPPWSRMPGEHAKPYELMGDRLPGSISVLGDYSADCPLDPDEIRDSERPTKLRLPTPDDDTKSGMTIRESVRDVVIGGGGYIVKDVKFTVHQAVEPVEKGITRFNEKLHRISENIKKHDKDGRRTKDDSCIASSSPARRVIRGIDDPLLNGSVSDSGILRGKKHRKKSGNASGESGGESSSDQSFGGYQIRGSRWVTKE
- the LOC137823071 gene encoding protein LAZ1 isoform X1; this encodes MNDTSILIQLVSSPPTWAIVIAAAFLLPTLAFSMYLLFEHLSAYKNPEEQKFLIGVILMVPCYSIESVSPHFFTLHIITYYMLYYISAHFPLPSNPNQFVSLVNPSIGVDCEILRDCYESFAMYCFGRYLVACLGGEERTIQFMERQTRLSVKTPLLQHSSDKATINHPFPLNYFFKPWKLGHRFYLIVKFGIVQYMLIKAFTAILAVILEAFGVYCEGEFKVGCGYPYTAVVLNFSQSWALYCLVQFYTVTKDELAHIKPLAKFLTFKSIVFLTWWQGVAIALLCTFGLFKSPIAQGLQFKSSVQDFIICIEMGIASIVHLYVFPAKPYELMGDRLPGSISVLGDYSADCPLDPDEIRDSERPTKLRLPTPDDDTKSGMTIRESVRDVVIGGGGYIVKDVKFTVHQAVEPVEKGITRFNEKLHRISENIKKHDKDGRRTKDDSCIASSSPARRVIRGIDDPLLNGSVSDSGILRGKKHRKKSGNASGESGGESSSDQSFGGYQIRGSRWVTKE